A DNA window from Drosophila biarmipes strain raj3 chromosome 2R, RU_DBia_V1.1, whole genome shotgun sequence contains the following coding sequences:
- the LOC108030423 gene encoding coiled-coil domain-containing protein 130 homolog, giving the protein MGERKGQNKYYPPDYDPKKGGLNKFQGTHALRERARKIHLGIIIIRFEMPYNIWCDGCKNHIGMGVRYNAEKTKVGMYYTTPVFKFRMKCHLCDNHFEIQTDPGNLDYVILSGARRQENRWDPLENEQVVPETKEVQKRLFDDAMYKLEHQAKDAKAGADAKPVLQKLMERNMSVWDDSYVANCRLRQEFRQQKKEIKGQQELDRQLLAKSSLDIALLPETSQDREMAALMKLQTRSALERESEQRLELLMRPALPGATVTTFGGLKRQKALNSQLQLQDLGIRRRKLDETQTQAQSSNEKPLSLVGDYSSSDNDSNS; this is encoded by the coding sequence ATGGGTGAACGTAAGGGTCAAAACAAGTACTACCCGCCCGACTATGACCCCAAGAAGGGCGGTCTCAACAAGTTCCAGGGCACCCACGCCCTCAGGGAACGGGCCCGAAAGATTCACCTGGGGATCATCATCATCCGCTTCGAGATGCCCTACAACATCTGGTGCGACGGCTGCAAGAACCACATTGGCATGGGTGTGCGCTACAATGCGGAGAAGACCAAGGTGGGCATGTACTACACCACGCCGGTCTTCAAGTTCCGAATGAAGTGCCACTTGTGCGACAATCACTTCGAGATCCAGACGGACCCCGGCAATCTGGACTATGTTATACTTTCGGGGGCACGACGGCAGGAGAACCGCTGGGACCCCTTGGAGAACGAGCAGGTGGTGCCGGAAACCAAGGAGGTGCAGAAACGACTCTTCGACGATGCCATGTACAAGCTGGAACACCAGGCAAAGGATGCCAAGGCTGGGGCAGATGCCAAGCCGGTGCTCCAGAAGCTGATGGAGCGCAATATGAGTGTTTGGGATGACAGCTACGTGGCCAATTGTCGCCTCCGGCAGGAGTTCCGTCAGCAGAAGAAGGAGATCAAGGGGCAGCAGGAGCTGGATCGCCAGTTGCTGGCCAAGAGCAGTCTGGACATTGCGCTTCTGCCGGAAACTAGTCAAGATCGGGAAATGGCCGCCCTGATGAAGCTGCAGACCAGGTCCGCTCTGGAAAGGGAGTCCGAACAGCGGCTGGAGCTGCTCATGCGACCAGCTCTGCCGGGAGCAACAGTCACCACTTTTGGTGGACTCAAGCGGCAAAAGGCGCTCAATAGCCAGCTACAACTACAGGATCTCGGTATTCGGCGCAGAAAGTTGGACGAAACCCAAACCCAAGCCCAAAGCTCAAATGAAAAACCCCTAAGCTTGGTGGGGGATTACTCCTCCTCGGATAATGACTCAAACAGCTGA
- the LOC108030424 gene encoding microtubule-associated protein RP/EB family member 1 gives MTDVKLTVALTSVNGENMSRHDMLQWVNNLVQGHFKKIEELCSGAAYCQMIEMIFPNCINLKRVKMTAKLEHEYLHNLRLFQEAFNRLKVDKAVPIDRLIKGRFQDNFEFLQWFKKFFDSQAPGLENIKSLANAPASKPIKPRVFAKERSPEVAKDDGLNELIGEMQTLSLRREDIMEEINKFYNKLRMVEDLVNDMASDGQNEKHIQLCKRIQTVLCKTIDGQVNEEPIEVIGENGDEDPEAADPNEGLY, from the exons ATGACCGACGTAAAGTTAACCGTGGCTCTAACCAGCGTCAACGGGGAGAACATGTCCCGGCACGACATGCTCCAGTGGGTGAACAACCTGGTCCAGGGACACTTCAAGAAGATCGAGGAGCTGTGCTCTG GTGCCGCCTACTGCCAGATGATTGAGATGATCTTTCCCAACTGCATCAACCTGAAGCGCGTGAAGATGACCGCCAAGCTGGAGCACGAGTATCTCCACAACCTAAGGCTCTTCCAGGAAGCCTTCAACCGCTTGAAAGTGGACAAAGCGGTGCCCATCGATCGTCTGATCAAGGGCCGCTTCCAGGACAACTTTGAGTTCTTGCAGTGGTTCAAGAAGTTCTTCGACTCGCAGGCACCTGGTCTGGAGAACATCAAGTCCTTGGCCAATGCGCCGGCGAGCAAACCCATTAAACCGCGCGTTTTCGCCAAGGAGCGTTCGCCAGAGGTCGCCAAAGATGATGGCCTCAACGAACTGATCGGGGAAATGCAGACCCTGAGCTTGAGGAGGGAGGACATAATGGAGGAGATAAACAAGTTCTACAACAAGTTGCGCATGGTCGAGGATCTAGTGAATGATATGGCCAGCGACGGTCAGAACGAGAAACACATTCAGTTATGTAAACGCATCCAGACTGTGCTGTGCAAGACGATAGATGGGCAGGTCAACGAGGAGCCCATCGAAGTTATTGGGGAAAATGGAGATGAAGACCCCGAAGCCGCGGATCCCAATGAAGGATTGTATTAG
- the LOC108030288 gene encoding juvenile hormone epoxide hydrolase 1, with translation MGVTFKILVCLLAIGGGLVYRNVTQLWADLPVPQLDAQEWWGDEAQPKDYAAYLANNSEVINNKLSYPEKTIADLKSRLNRTLRLTPPLEGVAFEYGFNTDYLKEVVEYWRDDYLPRWREREVFLWQFNHFTTDIQGLRMHFLHLMVYDENKVGKNHYPVLLLHGWPGSVREFYDLIHLLHQSNLDKNNKYIFNVVVPSLPGYGWSEGTSRKGLGTAQIAVMMKNLMDRLGYDKFFIQGGDWGSIIGSNIATLFPDNVLGYHSNLCSSLSPKSMLKGFVAGFWPSLFAPAGYEDFFFPKSNELKYLVEESGYFHLQATKPDTIGAALIDNPVGLAAYILEKFSTWTNPSYRSLRDGGLTKRYKMDALLDNLMIYYLTNSITTSQRLYAEQYSQAQRDLHLERVPTPVPTGCARFKSDLMHFLDFQLQDKFKNVVHSTYHKQGGHFAALEVPNVLYKDFIEFVKAVERKFKIKTL, from the exons ATGGGTGTTACGTTTAAAATTCTGGTCTGTCTGCTGGCCATCGGCGGGGGTTTGGTCTACAGGAATGTGACCCAACTGTGGGCCGACTTGCCTGTGCCCCAGCTGGATGCTCAGGAGTGGTGGGGCGATGAGGCGCAGCCCAAGGACTACGCCGCCTATTTGGCCAACAACTCGGAGGTGATCAACAACAAGCTGAGCTACCCCGAGAAG ACCATTGCCGACCTGAAGAGCCGCCTCAATCGCACCCTGCGCCTCACGCCCCCGCTCGAAGGCGTGGCCTTTGAATACGGCTTCAATACGGATTACCTCAAGGAGGTCGTGGAATACTGGCGCGATGACTACCTGCCGCGTTGGCGGGAGCGCGAGGTGTTCCTGTGGCAGTTCAACCACTTCACCACCGATATTCAGGG GCTACGCATGCACTTCCTCCACCTGATGGTCTATGATGAAAACAAGGTGGGCAAGAACCACTATCCGGTGCTCTTGCTGCACGGCTGGCCGGGCTCCGTGCGGGAGTTCTACGACCTCATCCACTTGCTGCATCAGAGCAACCTGGACAAGAACAACAAGTACATCTTCAACGTGGTGGTCCCCAGTCTGCCGGGTTACGGCTGGTCGGAG GGCACTTCGAGGAAGGGTCTGGGCACCGCTCAGATAGCCGTGATGATGAAGAATCTTATGGATCGCTTGGGATACGACAAGTTCTTCATCCAGGGTGGCGACTGGGGCAGCATCATTGGCAGCAACATTGCCACCCTGTTCCCGGACAATGTCCTGGGCTACCACTCGAATTTGTGCTCCAGCCTGAGTCCCAAGTCCATGCTCAAGGGTTTTGTGGCTGGTTTCTGGCCTAGTTTGTTTGCTCCCGCTGGCTACGAGGACTTTTTCTTCCCGAAGTCCAATGAGCTGAAGTACCTGGTGGAGGAGAGCGGCTACTTCCACCTCCAAGCCACCAAGCCGGACACAATTGGAGCCGCACTCATCGACAATCCAGTGGGATTGGCTGCCTACATCCTCGAGAAATTCTCCACGTGGACAAATCCCAGCTATCGCTCTCTGCGGGATGGGGGTCTCACAAAACGCTATAAAATGGACGCCCTGTTGGACAATCTGATGATCTACTACCTGACCAACTCCATCACCACCTCGCAGCGCCTGTACGCGGAGCAGTACTCCCAGGCCCAGCGGGACTTGCACCTGGAGAGAGTACCCACGCCGGTGCCCACGGGATGTGCCCGGTTCAAGAGCGACCTTATGCACTTCCTGGACTTCCAGTTGCAGGACAAGTTCAAGAACGTGGTGCACAGCACCTACCACAAACAGGGCGGGCACTTTGCCGCCCTGGAGGTTCCTAATGTCCTATACAAGGACTTCATAGAGTTCGTAAAGGCGGTGGaacgaaaatttaaaattaagactttgtaa